TCGAGTCGGAAAAGTTTAGTACCGCATATGCTCCTTTGAGAGCCAATGCAGCTACGTCGTAAGCCGCGGCAGCCATTTCTGGGGTCGGGTATGTCCCCAGCCAAATGCGGGTGGACTTGTTTGGTTCTCGAATCTCGGAAACCCATTTTCCAGACCTGCATCTGATACCGTGATAGATAGGGTGCGGGCCATTGGAGCTTCCAGCCGTAGGAACAGGAGGAGGGTTGTTAGTAGTGGAGGCGGAGGAGCTGCGACGTCGACGGTTAGCCATGCAAGATTTGGATGCATTTGTGGGTAGTTATAGACCAATAGATTTGATTTGATGGCCCAGAGGTGGTTGGGGTGCCATTGGTCTTTAACTGGAAACAACATTGTGGTGCGTGGCTATGTCGCGGATGATATTTTAATATTTTGCGCAATAGACAAAATTTCAAATAATTCAATCTTTGACCATCTATATCTATAGTAGTGCAGATAAACCCCTTTATTATGTAACCTCTGAAGTTTAATCCATTGTTTGGCATTGGTTTAATTCCGCTATGATAAAACTAGTGGGTTACACCCGTGCTCCGCAACGGGGCAACccaatttttaataaattttaaacgAAAATGTAGACGCAGTTGTAAGTTAGTGGTGAGAATCCAGTCgatattggtttcttttattacgGTATCGACATGGTACCAACACTCGATATAGCAACCTAAAGAGGA
Above is a window of Helianthus annuus cultivar XRQ/B chromosome 14, HanXRQr2.0-SUNRISE, whole genome shotgun sequence DNA encoding:
- the LOC110925235 gene encoding ethylene-responsive transcription factor ERF025, which produces MANRRRRSSSASTTNNPPPVPTAGSSNGPHPIYHGIRCRSGKWVSEIREPNKSTRIWLGTYPTPEMAAAAYDVAALALKGAYAVLNFSDSILPSTLPEHPTADDIRAAAASAAAARHPDRDTGVGSSSQRGEYMDDEAVFGMPNMLSDMAEGMLISPPRINSMPPDDGDSLGGGNLWDY